The DNA sequence CCGATCGCCCGCGCCCTGGGCGCCACCCACGCGATGGGCACCCGGATGGTGGTCGAGGACGGCAAGTACACCGGCGAGGTCGCGTTCTACTGCTACGGCGAGGGCAAGGCCGCCGCGATCCGCGAACTGGCCGCCCTGGAGGGCTACCCGCTGGAACACTGCTACGCCTATTCCGACTCCGTGACCGATCTGCCGATGCTCGAGGCGGTGGGCCACCCCACTGCGGTCAACCCAGATCGCGCGCTCCGCAAGGAAGCCAGCGCCCGCGACTGGCCCATCCTGACGTTCTCCCGACCGGTGCCGTTGCGCGACCGGATCTCGGCGCCGTCCGGCGCGGCGGTCGCCACCTCGGCCGCCCTCGGGATCAGCGCACTGGCCGCCGGCGCGTTGACGTACTCGGTGTTACGGCGCTTGACCTTCTAGCCGCCAAACCGTTGCCCGCCAAAGCCTTGATGTGACGATCGTCACGGAGTACAAAGGAAGCACGGTCGCGAAGCGAGGCCTAGGTAGCGCCGGAAGAGAAGGCACTATCTCCCGACCCCAGCGACCCAGCACGGTTCCCGGCACCCACGCGGAGCATGCCGCGATATGGCAGAAGTGTTGCGGGCCTGCGCCATTGCGAAAAGCGGACGGACACGACGATCCTTTGGGGTGGATCGCTACCGAAGCGCATCGCAAGACCGCCGAGGCCAACCCACGCAGCCGATACCGCACGCTTGGTAACCGGGAAACCGTGCTAGCGGGCGGCGAGCCGAACTCTTCTCGGATCGTCGCCCGCTTTCGACTGTCCGGACTACTTCGCAGCCGCTTCCGCGATCGAGAGTGCTTCTCGCGCACCATCTTCCAGCGCAGCGCAACTCATCAAGAGCCACCGCCGGACACCGTCGGGCACACCGGAGGCAAAGTCGCCGGCCGCAGCCTGGTATTCCTCGGCGCGGCGCATCCAATACACCTCGGGAACACCGAGACCGTGCGGATCCAGACCGGTGCCGATCGTGACCAGACGCGACACCGCCCGGGCGATCACACCGTCCCCGCTACCGAACGGTGCCAGCGCCAGCAATTCGCCGTGCGCGACGGCCGCGAGCACCGGGGCCGGCGCAGTGCTGGCCCCGGTCACCAATCGGGTGACCAGATCCAGCCGGGCAGCAACCTCGGGGTCCTGCCGCGGCCGACCGAGGCTGTCGCCGTCGGTGAGGTCGGCGGCGGCCAACGCGTGCAGCCGGGCCAGCGCCTGCAACGGCGCGCGCTGCCACACCCCGACCAGTGCCGTGGTGCCGCCCTCCATCGCCTGGCCGACCCGCAGCGCGCCTGCCAGCACCGGATCGTTGGGTTCGGCGCCCGAGGCATCCAGTTGCACGGCGCCGCCGTCGAGAGCCGACGACGACCGTGCGCCGCGGATCGCCGATTCCGCGGCGGTCACCGGCCAGTTGCGCAGGTTCGTGCGGTGCCGGTGGGCTTTGGCCAGCGCCTCGCGGGCCGCCTCGGCGGCGTCGGAGACGCCCGGCAGGTCGAGTAACGGGGCCAGCAGGTCGGTCACGTTCGGCCACGCTATCGGCGCGCCGGAGGCGGCAGTACGGTGGGTCGTGATTCGACCGTTCGGCGCGTGACACGGACCGCCCGCCGACGAATGTGACTCCCCAACGCCGATGCAACCTCAAGTGACTACGCTCACAACCATGACCGAGGCGCACACCGAAGTTCCGTCTTACTACCCGCCGGCTGCGGAGTTCTCCGACAACGCCAATGCCACGGCCGCCCTCTATGACGAGGCCGAAGCCGACCGGCTGGCCTTCTGGGCCAAGCAGGCCAACCGGCTGTCCTGGGCGACGCCGTTCGGCGAGGTGCTCGACTGGTCGGACGCGCCGTTCGCGAAATGGTTCGTCGGCGGCAAGCTGAACGTCGCCTACAACTGCGTGGACCGGCACGTCGAGGCCGGTAACGGCGACCGGGTCGCCATCCATTGGGAGGGCGAGCCGGTCGGTGATGCGAGGTCCATCACCTACGCACAGCTCAAGGACGAGGTCAGCAAGGCCGCCAACACGCTCACCGATCTAGGCCTGGTGGCAGGCGACCGGGTGGCCATCTACATGCCGATGGTGCCCGAGGCGATCGTGGCGATGCTGGCCTGCGCGCGTCTGGGTCTGATGCACAGCGTGGTCTTCGCCGGATTCTCGGCCTCGGCCCTGCGCGCCCGCATCGAGGATGCCGAAGCCAAGCTGGTGATCACCACCGACGGCCAGTACCGGCGCGGCGCTGCGGTGTCACTGAAGGACGCCGTCGATGACGCGGTCTCCGACCAGCCTTCGGTCGAACACGTTCTGGTGGTGCGGCGCACCGGAATTGACGTCGAATGGACCCAGGGCCGGGACCTGTGGTGGCACGAGACGGTCGACAGCGCCTCGCCGGAGCACACTCCGGAGGCCTTCGACTCCGAGCAACCGTTGTTCCTGCTGTACACCTCGGGCACCACCGGCAAGCCCAAGGGCATCATCCACACCTCCGGCGGCTACCTGACCCAGGCGTCCTACACCCACTACAACGTGTTCGACATCAAGCCGGACAGCGACGTCTACTGGTGCACGGCCGACATCGGCTGGGTGACCGGTCACACCTACATCGTCTACGGACCGCTGTCCAACGGGGCCACCCAGGTGGTCTACGAAGGCACTCCCGCCTCCCCCGACGAGCACCGCCACTTCCAGGTGATCGAAAAGTACGGTGTGACAATCTATTACACCGCGCCGACGCTGATCCGCACCTTCATGAAGTGGGGCCGCGAGCTGGCGTTCCAGCACGACCTGTCCAGCCTGCGGCTGCTGGGCTCGGTCGGCGAGCCGATCAATCCGGAAGCCTGGCGCTGGTACCGGCTGGTGTTCGGCGCCGACGCCACCCCGATCGTGGACACCTGGTGGCAGACCGAGACCGGGGCCGCGATGATCTCGCCGCTGCCCGGCGTGACGAACTGCAAGCCGGGTTCGGCGATGCGCCCGCTGCCGGGCATCTCGGCCAAGATCGTCGATGACGACGGAAATGAGTTGACGCCCAGCGCCGATCACGGTGAGCATGTCACCGGATATCTGGTGCTCGACAAGCCGTGGCCATCGATGCTGCGCGGTATCTGGGGCGACCCGGAACGTTTCAAGGAGACCTACTGGTCGCGATTCGCCGAGCGGGGCTGGTACTTCGCCGGTGACGGCGCCCGGTACGGCAGCGACGGTGAGGTCTGGGTGCTCGGCCGCATCGACGACGTGATGAACGTTTCGGGACACCGCATTTCGACGGCCGAGGTGGAATCGGCTCTGGTCGGCCACTCCGGTGTCGCCGAGGCTGCCGTCGTGGGTGCCAGCGACGACACCACCGGCCAGGCGATCTGTGCGTTCGTGATCCTCAAGGCGCACCATGCCGAGACGCCGACCGAGCAGATGGTGGACGAACTGCGGGCCGAAGTGTCCCGGGAGATCTCCCCGATCGCCAAGCCGCGCGAAATCCACGTCGTGCCAGAGCTTCCCAAGACCCGAAGCGGCAAGATCATGCGGCGGTTGCTGCGTGACGTCGCTGAGGGCCGCGAACTCGGCGACACCTCGACGCTGGTGGATGCAACGGTCTTCGAGGCGATCCGGGCC is a window from the Mycolicibacterium anyangense genome containing:
- a CDS encoding oxidoreductase, whose product is MTDLLAPLLDLPGVSDAAEAAREALAKAHRHRTNLRNWPVTAAESAIRGARSSSALDGGAVQLDASGAEPNDPVLAGALRVGQAMEGGTTALVGVWQRAPLQALARLHALAAADLTDGDSLGRPRQDPEVAARLDLVTRLVTGASTAPAPVLAAVAHGELLALAPFGSGDGVIARAVSRLVTIGTGLDPHGLGVPEVYWMRRAEEYQAAAGDFASGVPDGVRRWLLMSCAALEDGAREALSIAEAAAK
- the acs gene encoding acetate--CoA ligase — translated: MQPQVTTLTTMTEAHTEVPSYYPPAAEFSDNANATAALYDEAEADRLAFWAKQANRLSWATPFGEVLDWSDAPFAKWFVGGKLNVAYNCVDRHVEAGNGDRVAIHWEGEPVGDARSITYAQLKDEVSKAANTLTDLGLVAGDRVAIYMPMVPEAIVAMLACARLGLMHSVVFAGFSASALRARIEDAEAKLVITTDGQYRRGAAVSLKDAVDDAVSDQPSVEHVLVVRRTGIDVEWTQGRDLWWHETVDSASPEHTPEAFDSEQPLFLLYTSGTTGKPKGIIHTSGGYLTQASYTHYNVFDIKPDSDVYWCTADIGWVTGHTYIVYGPLSNGATQVVYEGTPASPDEHRHFQVIEKYGVTIYYTAPTLIRTFMKWGRELAFQHDLSSLRLLGSVGEPINPEAWRWYRLVFGADATPIVDTWWQTETGAAMISPLPGVTNCKPGSAMRPLPGISAKIVDDDGNELTPSADHGEHVTGYLVLDKPWPSMLRGIWGDPERFKETYWSRFAERGWYFAGDGARYGSDGEVWVLGRIDDVMNVSGHRISTAEVESALVGHSGVAEAAVVGASDDTTGQAICAFVILKAHHAETPTEQMVDELRAEVSREISPIAKPREIHVVPELPKTRSGKIMRRLLRDVAEGRELGDTSTLVDATVFEAIRASKAN